In Nothobranchius furzeri strain GRZ-AD chromosome 18, NfurGRZ-RIMD1, whole genome shotgun sequence, a single genomic region encodes these proteins:
- the smoc1 gene encoding SPARC-related modular calcium-binding protein 1 isoform X6 — protein MMLLSGVLVLTFSCFLAPLLLCYLPEVSAQKSGSRWLIGDRDSHCGISCSRTLGKSVCGSDGRSYETGCELQKARCRDKTLTLAHRGRCRAKSFQHPVAPAPTSSLEGRDVESKDASQSKCRLERNAALELSRRPQEAIFIPECNEDGTYAQVQCHTLTGYCWCVTNDGKPVSGSSVHNRTPVCSESVTDKPPGTPTTGKRGMFQIHQQLLSVSFRFFLTLNPDEGSKPTPTMETHISPEGEEITAPTLWKKQLVSQENKQNSSTVRRQGSFTLWSNACCWFQELSERQIALDEAGRSPHRDFFIPDCGTGGLYKAVQCHQSTGYCWCVLVDTGRPIPGTSTRYKTPECDEAARSQISGAYDPFQDRPLTGCPEGKKVEFVTSLLDALTTDMVQAINSPAPSGGGRFVEPDPSHTLEERVVHWYFAQLDNNSSHDINKKELKPFKRYLKKKAKPKKCARKFTDYCDLNKDRAISLQELKGCLGVSKEGSSVSSGNLGALPGSHLFIGRLA, from the exons TGGCTGATTGGAGACAGAGACAGTCACTGTGGGATCAGCTGCTCACGGACTCTTGGCAAGTCGGTGTGCGGTTCCGATGGGCGGAGCTATGAGACGGGCTGCGAACTTCAGAAGGCACGCTGCAGAGATAAGACTCTAACACTGGCACACAGAGGCAGGTGTCGAG CTAAAAGCTTCCAGCATCCGGTGGCTCCAGCTCCAACGTCCAGCCTCGAAGGGAGGGATGTCGAATCTAAAG ATGCGAGTCAGTCCAAGTGCCGTTTGGAGAGGAACGCCGCTCTGGAGCTGTCACGGAGGCCTCAGGAGGCCATTTTTATCCCAGAATGCAACGAGGATGGAACATATGCCCAG GTTCAGTGCCATACTCTGACGGGTTATTGCTGGTGTGTCACCAACGATGGCAAGCCAGTGAGTGGCTCCTCTGTGCACAACAGGACACCAGTGTGTTCAG AGTCGGTAACTGATAAACCACCTGGGACACCGACCACCGGTAAAAGAG GAATGTTCCAGATTCACCAACAACTGCTCAGTG TCTCTTTCCGTTTCTTTCTCACTCTGAATCCAGATGAGGGCTCCAAGCCCACACCCACCATGGAGACCCACATCTCCCCTGAGGGTGAAG AGATAACCGCTCCAACACTCTGGAAAAAACAGCTGGTTTCTCAGGAGAATAAGCAAAACAGCTCCACTGTCAGAAGGCAAG GTTCCTTCACTCTTTGGAGCAATGCTTGTTGCTGGTTCCAAGAACTTAGT GAGAGACAGATCGCCCTGGACGAGGCTGGGAGGAGTCCTCACAGAGACTTTTTTATTCCAGACTGTGGGACCGGAGGTCTTTACAAGGCAGTCCAGTGCCACCAGTCCACTGGCTACTGCTGGTGTGTTCTGGTGGACACGGGACGGCCCATTCCAGGAACGTCCACCAG GTACAAGACGCCGGAGTGTGACGAAGCTGCACGATCCCAAATCTCAGGGGCATATGATCCATTTCAGGACAGACCGCTTACAG GCTGCCCGGAGGGGAAGAAAGTGGAATTCGTTACAAGCTTGTTAGATGCCCTCACCACAGACATGGTGCAGGCCATAAACTCACCAGCCCCCTCTGGTGGCGGGAG GTTTGTTGAACCTGACCCCAGTCACACTCTGGAGGAACGAGTGGTGCACTGGTACTTTGCCCAGCTGGACAACAACAGCAGCCACGACATCAACAAGAAAGAATTAAAACCTTTCAAGAGGTACCTGAAGAAGAAAGCCAAACCTAAGAAATGTGCCCGCAAGTTTACCGACTACTGTGACCTGAATAAGGACAGGGCAATTTCCCTGCAGGAGCTGAAGGGCTGCCTCGGCGTTAGCAAAGAGG GTAGCTCAGTGTCAAGTGGCAACCTAGGGGCATTGCCAGGGTCACATTTATTCA
- the smoc1 gene encoding SPARC-related modular calcium-binding protein 1 isoform X13: MMLLSGVLVLTFSCFLAPLLLCYLPEVSAQKSGSRWLIGDRDSHCGISCSRTLGKSVCGSDGRSYETGCELQKARCRDKTLTLAHRGRCRAKSFQHPVAPAPTSSLEGRDVESKDASQSKCRLERNAALELSRRPQEAIFIPECNEDGTYAQVQCHTLTGYCWCVTNDGKPVSGSSVHNRTPVCSGNLSEYMGTHAGKSGLSESVTDKPPGTPTTGKRDEGSKPTPTMETHISPEGEEITAPTLWKKQLVSQENKQNSSTVRRQEKVPSCDQERQIALDEAGRSPHRDFFIPDCGTGGLYKAVQCHQSTGYCWCVLVDTGRPIPGTSTRYKTPECDEAARSQISGAYDPFQDRPLTGCPEGKKVEFVTSLLDALTTDMVQAINSPAPSGGGRFVEPDPSHTLEERVVHWYFAQLDNNSSHDINKKELKPFKRYLKKKAKPKKCARKFTDYCDLNKDRAISLQELKGCLGVSKEGSSVSSGNLGALPGSHLFIGRLA, encoded by the exons TGGCTGATTGGAGACAGAGACAGTCACTGTGGGATCAGCTGCTCACGGACTCTTGGCAAGTCGGTGTGCGGTTCCGATGGGCGGAGCTATGAGACGGGCTGCGAACTTCAGAAGGCACGCTGCAGAGATAAGACTCTAACACTGGCACACAGAGGCAGGTGTCGAG CTAAAAGCTTCCAGCATCCGGTGGCTCCAGCTCCAACGTCCAGCCTCGAAGGGAGGGATGTCGAATCTAAAG ATGCGAGTCAGTCCAAGTGCCGTTTGGAGAGGAACGCCGCTCTGGAGCTGTCACGGAGGCCTCAGGAGGCCATTTTTATCCCAGAATGCAACGAGGATGGAACATATGCCCAG GTTCAGTGCCATACTCTGACGGGTTATTGCTGGTGTGTCACCAACGATGGCAAGCCAGTGAGTGGCTCCTCTGTGCACAACAGGACACCAGTGTGTTCAG GAAATCTCAGTGAATATATGGGAACTCATGCTGGGAAGAGTGGACTGTCAG AGTCGGTAACTGATAAACCACCTGGGACACCGACCACCGGTAAAAGAG ATGAGGGCTCCAAGCCCACACCCACCATGGAGACCCACATCTCCCCTGAGGGTGAAG AGATAACCGCTCCAACACTCTGGAAAAAACAGCTGGTTTCTCAGGAGAATAAGCAAAACAGCTCCACTGTCAGAAGGCAAG AAAAAGTTCCCTCTTGTGACCAGGAGAGACAGATCGCCCTGGACGAGGCTGGGAGGAGTCCTCACAGAGACTTTTTTATTCCAGACTGTGGGACCGGAGGTCTTTACAAGGCAGTCCAGTGCCACCAGTCCACTGGCTACTGCTGGTGTGTTCTGGTGGACACGGGACGGCCCATTCCAGGAACGTCCACCAG GTACAAGACGCCGGAGTGTGACGAAGCTGCACGATCCCAAATCTCAGGGGCATATGATCCATTTCAGGACAGACCGCTTACAG GCTGCCCGGAGGGGAAGAAAGTGGAATTCGTTACAAGCTTGTTAGATGCCCTCACCACAGACATGGTGCAGGCCATAAACTCACCAGCCCCCTCTGGTGGCGGGAG GTTTGTTGAACCTGACCCCAGTCACACTCTGGAGGAACGAGTGGTGCACTGGTACTTTGCCCAGCTGGACAACAACAGCAGCCACGACATCAACAAGAAAGAATTAAAACCTTTCAAGAGGTACCTGAAGAAGAAAGCCAAACCTAAGAAATGTGCCCGCAAGTTTACCGACTACTGTGACCTGAATAAGGACAGGGCAATTTCCCTGCAGGAGCTGAAGGGCTGCCTCGGCGTTAGCAAAGAGG GTAGCTCAGTGTCAAGTGGCAACCTAGGGGCATTGCCAGGGTCACATTTATTCA
- the smoc1 gene encoding SPARC-related modular calcium-binding protein 1 isoform X10, with protein MMLLSGVLVLTFSCFLAPLLLCYLPEVSAQKSGSRWLIGDRDSHCGISCSRTLGKSVCGSDGRSYETGCELQKARCRDKTLTLAHRGRCRAKSFQHPVAPAPTSSLEGRDVESKDASQSKCRLERNAALELSRRPQEAIFIPECNEDGTYAQVQCHTLTGYCWCVTNDGKPVSGSSVHNRTPVCSGNLSEYMGTHAGKSGLSESVTDKPPGTPTTGKRDEGSKPTPTMETHISPEGEEITAPTLWKKQLVSQENKQNSSTVRRQGSFTLWSNACCWFQELSERQIALDEAGRSPHRDFFIPDCGTGGLYKAVQCHQSTGYCWCVLVDTGRPIPGTSTRYKTPECDEAARSQISGAYDPFQDRPLTGCPEGKKVEFVTSLLDALTTDMVQAINSPAPSGGGRFVEPDPSHTLEERVVHWYFAQLDNNSSHDINKKELKPFKRYLKKKAKPKKCARKFTDYCDLNKDRAISLQELKGCLGVSKEGSSVSSGNLGALPGSHLFIGRLA; from the exons TGGCTGATTGGAGACAGAGACAGTCACTGTGGGATCAGCTGCTCACGGACTCTTGGCAAGTCGGTGTGCGGTTCCGATGGGCGGAGCTATGAGACGGGCTGCGAACTTCAGAAGGCACGCTGCAGAGATAAGACTCTAACACTGGCACACAGAGGCAGGTGTCGAG CTAAAAGCTTCCAGCATCCGGTGGCTCCAGCTCCAACGTCCAGCCTCGAAGGGAGGGATGTCGAATCTAAAG ATGCGAGTCAGTCCAAGTGCCGTTTGGAGAGGAACGCCGCTCTGGAGCTGTCACGGAGGCCTCAGGAGGCCATTTTTATCCCAGAATGCAACGAGGATGGAACATATGCCCAG GTTCAGTGCCATACTCTGACGGGTTATTGCTGGTGTGTCACCAACGATGGCAAGCCAGTGAGTGGCTCCTCTGTGCACAACAGGACACCAGTGTGTTCAG GAAATCTCAGTGAATATATGGGAACTCATGCTGGGAAGAGTGGACTGTCAG AGTCGGTAACTGATAAACCACCTGGGACACCGACCACCGGTAAAAGAG ATGAGGGCTCCAAGCCCACACCCACCATGGAGACCCACATCTCCCCTGAGGGTGAAG AGATAACCGCTCCAACACTCTGGAAAAAACAGCTGGTTTCTCAGGAGAATAAGCAAAACAGCTCCACTGTCAGAAGGCAAG GTTCCTTCACTCTTTGGAGCAATGCTTGTTGCTGGTTCCAAGAACTTAGT GAGAGACAGATCGCCCTGGACGAGGCTGGGAGGAGTCCTCACAGAGACTTTTTTATTCCAGACTGTGGGACCGGAGGTCTTTACAAGGCAGTCCAGTGCCACCAGTCCACTGGCTACTGCTGGTGTGTTCTGGTGGACACGGGACGGCCCATTCCAGGAACGTCCACCAG GTACAAGACGCCGGAGTGTGACGAAGCTGCACGATCCCAAATCTCAGGGGCATATGATCCATTTCAGGACAGACCGCTTACAG GCTGCCCGGAGGGGAAGAAAGTGGAATTCGTTACAAGCTTGTTAGATGCCCTCACCACAGACATGGTGCAGGCCATAAACTCACCAGCCCCCTCTGGTGGCGGGAG GTTTGTTGAACCTGACCCCAGTCACACTCTGGAGGAACGAGTGGTGCACTGGTACTTTGCCCAGCTGGACAACAACAGCAGCCACGACATCAACAAGAAAGAATTAAAACCTTTCAAGAGGTACCTGAAGAAGAAAGCCAAACCTAAGAAATGTGCCCGCAAGTTTACCGACTACTGTGACCTGAATAAGGACAGGGCAATTTCCCTGCAGGAGCTGAAGGGCTGCCTCGGCGTTAGCAAAGAGG GTAGCTCAGTGTCAAGTGGCAACCTAGGGGCATTGCCAGGGTCACATTTATTCA
- the smoc1 gene encoding SPARC-related modular calcium-binding protein 1 isoform X9, with amino-acid sequence MMLLSGVLVLTFSCFLAPLLLCYLPEVSAQKSGSRWLIGDRDSHCGISCSRTLGKSVCGSDGRSYETGCELQKARCRDKTLTLAHRGRCRAKSFQHPVAPAPTSSLEGRDVESKDASQSKCRLERNAALELSRRPQEAIFIPECNEDGTYAQVQCHTLTGYCWCVTNDGKPVSGSSVHNRTPVCSGNLSEYMGTHAGKSGLSESVTDKPPGTPTTGKRVSFRFFLTLNPDEGSKPTPTMETHISPEGEEITAPTLWKKQLVSQENKQNSSTVRRQEKVPSCDQERQIALDEAGRSPHRDFFIPDCGTGGLYKAVQCHQSTGYCWCVLVDTGRPIPGTSTRYKTPECDEAARSQISGAYDPFQDRPLTGCPEGKKVEFVTSLLDALTTDMVQAINSPAPSGGGRFVEPDPSHTLEERVVHWYFAQLDNNSSHDINKKELKPFKRYLKKKAKPKKCARKFTDYCDLNKDRAISLQELKGCLGVSKEGSSVSSGNLGALPGSHLFIGRLA; translated from the exons TGGCTGATTGGAGACAGAGACAGTCACTGTGGGATCAGCTGCTCACGGACTCTTGGCAAGTCGGTGTGCGGTTCCGATGGGCGGAGCTATGAGACGGGCTGCGAACTTCAGAAGGCACGCTGCAGAGATAAGACTCTAACACTGGCACACAGAGGCAGGTGTCGAG CTAAAAGCTTCCAGCATCCGGTGGCTCCAGCTCCAACGTCCAGCCTCGAAGGGAGGGATGTCGAATCTAAAG ATGCGAGTCAGTCCAAGTGCCGTTTGGAGAGGAACGCCGCTCTGGAGCTGTCACGGAGGCCTCAGGAGGCCATTTTTATCCCAGAATGCAACGAGGATGGAACATATGCCCAG GTTCAGTGCCATACTCTGACGGGTTATTGCTGGTGTGTCACCAACGATGGCAAGCCAGTGAGTGGCTCCTCTGTGCACAACAGGACACCAGTGTGTTCAG GAAATCTCAGTGAATATATGGGAACTCATGCTGGGAAGAGTGGACTGTCAG AGTCGGTAACTGATAAACCACCTGGGACACCGACCACCGGTAAAAGAG TCTCTTTCCGTTTCTTTCTCACTCTGAATCCAGATGAGGGCTCCAAGCCCACACCCACCATGGAGACCCACATCTCCCCTGAGGGTGAAG AGATAACCGCTCCAACACTCTGGAAAAAACAGCTGGTTTCTCAGGAGAATAAGCAAAACAGCTCCACTGTCAGAAGGCAAG AAAAAGTTCCCTCTTGTGACCAGGAGAGACAGATCGCCCTGGACGAGGCTGGGAGGAGTCCTCACAGAGACTTTTTTATTCCAGACTGTGGGACCGGAGGTCTTTACAAGGCAGTCCAGTGCCACCAGTCCACTGGCTACTGCTGGTGTGTTCTGGTGGACACGGGACGGCCCATTCCAGGAACGTCCACCAG GTACAAGACGCCGGAGTGTGACGAAGCTGCACGATCCCAAATCTCAGGGGCATATGATCCATTTCAGGACAGACCGCTTACAG GCTGCCCGGAGGGGAAGAAAGTGGAATTCGTTACAAGCTTGTTAGATGCCCTCACCACAGACATGGTGCAGGCCATAAACTCACCAGCCCCCTCTGGTGGCGGGAG GTTTGTTGAACCTGACCCCAGTCACACTCTGGAGGAACGAGTGGTGCACTGGTACTTTGCCCAGCTGGACAACAACAGCAGCCACGACATCAACAAGAAAGAATTAAAACCTTTCAAGAGGTACCTGAAGAAGAAAGCCAAACCTAAGAAATGTGCCCGCAAGTTTACCGACTACTGTGACCTGAATAAGGACAGGGCAATTTCCCTGCAGGAGCTGAAGGGCTGCCTCGGCGTTAGCAAAGAGG GTAGCTCAGTGTCAAGTGGCAACCTAGGGGCATTGCCAGGGTCACATTTATTCA
- the smoc1 gene encoding SPARC-related modular calcium-binding protein 1 isoform X15, whose amino-acid sequence MMLLSGVLVLTFSCFLAPLLLCYLPEVSAQKSGSRWLIGDRDSHCGISCSRTLGKSVCGSDGRSYETGCELQKARCRDKTLTLAHRGRCRAKSFQHPVAPAPTSSLEGRDVESKDASQSKCRLERNAALELSRRPQEAIFIPECNEDGTYAQVQCHTLTGYCWCVTNDGKPVSGSSVHNRTPVCSESVTDKPPGTPTTGKRDEGSKPTPTMETHISPEGEEITAPTLWKKQLVSQENKQNSSTVRRQGSFTLWSNACCWFQELSERQIALDEAGRSPHRDFFIPDCGTGGLYKAVQCHQSTGYCWCVLVDTGRPIPGTSTRYKTPECDEAARSQISGAYDPFQDRPLTGCPEGKKVEFVTSLLDALTTDMVQAINSPAPSGGGRFVEPDPSHTLEERVVHWYFAQLDNNSSHDINKKELKPFKRYLKKKAKPKKCARKFTDYCDLNKDRAISLQELKGCLGVSKEGSSVSSGNLGALPGSHLFIGRLA is encoded by the exons TGGCTGATTGGAGACAGAGACAGTCACTGTGGGATCAGCTGCTCACGGACTCTTGGCAAGTCGGTGTGCGGTTCCGATGGGCGGAGCTATGAGACGGGCTGCGAACTTCAGAAGGCACGCTGCAGAGATAAGACTCTAACACTGGCACACAGAGGCAGGTGTCGAG CTAAAAGCTTCCAGCATCCGGTGGCTCCAGCTCCAACGTCCAGCCTCGAAGGGAGGGATGTCGAATCTAAAG ATGCGAGTCAGTCCAAGTGCCGTTTGGAGAGGAACGCCGCTCTGGAGCTGTCACGGAGGCCTCAGGAGGCCATTTTTATCCCAGAATGCAACGAGGATGGAACATATGCCCAG GTTCAGTGCCATACTCTGACGGGTTATTGCTGGTGTGTCACCAACGATGGCAAGCCAGTGAGTGGCTCCTCTGTGCACAACAGGACACCAGTGTGTTCAG AGTCGGTAACTGATAAACCACCTGGGACACCGACCACCGGTAAAAGAG ATGAGGGCTCCAAGCCCACACCCACCATGGAGACCCACATCTCCCCTGAGGGTGAAG AGATAACCGCTCCAACACTCTGGAAAAAACAGCTGGTTTCTCAGGAGAATAAGCAAAACAGCTCCACTGTCAGAAGGCAAG GTTCCTTCACTCTTTGGAGCAATGCTTGTTGCTGGTTCCAAGAACTTAGT GAGAGACAGATCGCCCTGGACGAGGCTGGGAGGAGTCCTCACAGAGACTTTTTTATTCCAGACTGTGGGACCGGAGGTCTTTACAAGGCAGTCCAGTGCCACCAGTCCACTGGCTACTGCTGGTGTGTTCTGGTGGACACGGGACGGCCCATTCCAGGAACGTCCACCAG GTACAAGACGCCGGAGTGTGACGAAGCTGCACGATCCCAAATCTCAGGGGCATATGATCCATTTCAGGACAGACCGCTTACAG GCTGCCCGGAGGGGAAGAAAGTGGAATTCGTTACAAGCTTGTTAGATGCCCTCACCACAGACATGGTGCAGGCCATAAACTCACCAGCCCCCTCTGGTGGCGGGAG GTTTGTTGAACCTGACCCCAGTCACACTCTGGAGGAACGAGTGGTGCACTGGTACTTTGCCCAGCTGGACAACAACAGCAGCCACGACATCAACAAGAAAGAATTAAAACCTTTCAAGAGGTACCTGAAGAAGAAAGCCAAACCTAAGAAATGTGCCCGCAAGTTTACCGACTACTGTGACCTGAATAAGGACAGGGCAATTTCCCTGCAGGAGCTGAAGGGCTGCCTCGGCGTTAGCAAAGAGG GTAGCTCAGTGTCAAGTGGCAACCTAGGGGCATTGCCAGGGTCACATTTATTCA
- the smoc1 gene encoding SPARC-related modular calcium-binding protein 1 isoform X1, whose amino-acid sequence MMLLSGVLVLTFSCFLAPLLLCYLPEVSAQKSGSRWLIGDRDSHCGISCSRTLGKSVCGSDGRSYETGCELQKARCRDKTLTLAHRGRCRAKSFQHPVAPAPTSSLEGRDVESKDASQSKCRLERNAALELSRRPQEAIFIPECNEDGTYAQVQCHTLTGYCWCVTNDGKPVSGSSVHNRTPVCSGNLSEYMGTHAGKSGLSESVTDKPPGTPTTGKRGMFQIHQQLLSVSFRFFLTLNPDEGSKPTPTMETHISPEGEEITAPTLWKKQLVSQENKQNSSTVRRQGSFTLWSNACCWFQELSERQIALDEAGRSPHRDFFIPDCGTGGLYKAVQCHQSTGYCWCVLVDTGRPIPGTSTRYKTPECDEAARSQISGAYDPFQDRPLTGCPEGKKVEFVTSLLDALTTDMVQAINSPAPSGGGRFVEPDPSHTLEERVVHWYFAQLDNNSSHDINKKELKPFKRYLKKKAKPKKCARKFTDYCDLNKDRAISLQELKGCLGVSKEGSSVSSGNLGALPGSHLFIGRLA is encoded by the exons TGGCTGATTGGAGACAGAGACAGTCACTGTGGGATCAGCTGCTCACGGACTCTTGGCAAGTCGGTGTGCGGTTCCGATGGGCGGAGCTATGAGACGGGCTGCGAACTTCAGAAGGCACGCTGCAGAGATAAGACTCTAACACTGGCACACAGAGGCAGGTGTCGAG CTAAAAGCTTCCAGCATCCGGTGGCTCCAGCTCCAACGTCCAGCCTCGAAGGGAGGGATGTCGAATCTAAAG ATGCGAGTCAGTCCAAGTGCCGTTTGGAGAGGAACGCCGCTCTGGAGCTGTCACGGAGGCCTCAGGAGGCCATTTTTATCCCAGAATGCAACGAGGATGGAACATATGCCCAG GTTCAGTGCCATACTCTGACGGGTTATTGCTGGTGTGTCACCAACGATGGCAAGCCAGTGAGTGGCTCCTCTGTGCACAACAGGACACCAGTGTGTTCAG GAAATCTCAGTGAATATATGGGAACTCATGCTGGGAAGAGTGGACTGTCAG AGTCGGTAACTGATAAACCACCTGGGACACCGACCACCGGTAAAAGAG GAATGTTCCAGATTCACCAACAACTGCTCAGTG TCTCTTTCCGTTTCTTTCTCACTCTGAATCCAGATGAGGGCTCCAAGCCCACACCCACCATGGAGACCCACATCTCCCCTGAGGGTGAAG AGATAACCGCTCCAACACTCTGGAAAAAACAGCTGGTTTCTCAGGAGAATAAGCAAAACAGCTCCACTGTCAGAAGGCAAG GTTCCTTCACTCTTTGGAGCAATGCTTGTTGCTGGTTCCAAGAACTTAGT GAGAGACAGATCGCCCTGGACGAGGCTGGGAGGAGTCCTCACAGAGACTTTTTTATTCCAGACTGTGGGACCGGAGGTCTTTACAAGGCAGTCCAGTGCCACCAGTCCACTGGCTACTGCTGGTGTGTTCTGGTGGACACGGGACGGCCCATTCCAGGAACGTCCACCAG GTACAAGACGCCGGAGTGTGACGAAGCTGCACGATCCCAAATCTCAGGGGCATATGATCCATTTCAGGACAGACCGCTTACAG GCTGCCCGGAGGGGAAGAAAGTGGAATTCGTTACAAGCTTGTTAGATGCCCTCACCACAGACATGGTGCAGGCCATAAACTCACCAGCCCCCTCTGGTGGCGGGAG GTTTGTTGAACCTGACCCCAGTCACACTCTGGAGGAACGAGTGGTGCACTGGTACTTTGCCCAGCTGGACAACAACAGCAGCCACGACATCAACAAGAAAGAATTAAAACCTTTCAAGAGGTACCTGAAGAAGAAAGCCAAACCTAAGAAATGTGCCCGCAAGTTTACCGACTACTGTGACCTGAATAAGGACAGGGCAATTTCCCTGCAGGAGCTGAAGGGCTGCCTCGGCGTTAGCAAAGAGG GTAGCTCAGTGTCAAGTGGCAACCTAGGGGCATTGCCAGGGTCACATTTATTCA
- the smoc1 gene encoding SPARC-related modular calcium-binding protein 1 isoform X3, with protein MMLLSGVLVLTFSCFLAPLLLCYLPEVSAQKSGSRWLIGDRDSHCGISCSRTLGKSVCGSDGRSYETGCELQKARCRDKTLTLAHRGRCRAKSFQHPVAPAPTSSLEGRDVESKDASQSKCRLERNAALELSRRPQEAIFIPECNEDGTYAQVQCHTLTGYCWCVTNDGKPVSGSSVHNRTPVCSGNLSEYMGTHAGKSGLSESVTDKPPGTPTTGKRGMFQIHQQLLSVSFRFFLTLNPDEGSKPTPTMETHISPEGEEITAPTLWKKQLVSQENKQNSSTVRRQEKVPSCDQERQIALDEAGRSPHRDFFIPDCGTGGLYKAVQCHQSTGYCWCVLVDTGRPIPGTSTRYKTPECDEAARSQISGAYDPFQDRPLTGCPEGKKVEFVTSLLDALTTDMVQAINSPAPSGGGRFVEPDPSHTLEERVVHWYFAQLDNNSSHDINKKELKPFKRYLKKKAKPKKCARKFTDYCDLNKDRAISLQELKGCLGVSKEGSSVSSGNLGALPGSHLFIGRLA; from the exons TGGCTGATTGGAGACAGAGACAGTCACTGTGGGATCAGCTGCTCACGGACTCTTGGCAAGTCGGTGTGCGGTTCCGATGGGCGGAGCTATGAGACGGGCTGCGAACTTCAGAAGGCACGCTGCAGAGATAAGACTCTAACACTGGCACACAGAGGCAGGTGTCGAG CTAAAAGCTTCCAGCATCCGGTGGCTCCAGCTCCAACGTCCAGCCTCGAAGGGAGGGATGTCGAATCTAAAG ATGCGAGTCAGTCCAAGTGCCGTTTGGAGAGGAACGCCGCTCTGGAGCTGTCACGGAGGCCTCAGGAGGCCATTTTTATCCCAGAATGCAACGAGGATGGAACATATGCCCAG GTTCAGTGCCATACTCTGACGGGTTATTGCTGGTGTGTCACCAACGATGGCAAGCCAGTGAGTGGCTCCTCTGTGCACAACAGGACACCAGTGTGTTCAG GAAATCTCAGTGAATATATGGGAACTCATGCTGGGAAGAGTGGACTGTCAG AGTCGGTAACTGATAAACCACCTGGGACACCGACCACCGGTAAAAGAG GAATGTTCCAGATTCACCAACAACTGCTCAGTG TCTCTTTCCGTTTCTTTCTCACTCTGAATCCAGATGAGGGCTCCAAGCCCACACCCACCATGGAGACCCACATCTCCCCTGAGGGTGAAG AGATAACCGCTCCAACACTCTGGAAAAAACAGCTGGTTTCTCAGGAGAATAAGCAAAACAGCTCCACTGTCAGAAGGCAAG AAAAAGTTCCCTCTTGTGACCAGGAGAGACAGATCGCCCTGGACGAGGCTGGGAGGAGTCCTCACAGAGACTTTTTTATTCCAGACTGTGGGACCGGAGGTCTTTACAAGGCAGTCCAGTGCCACCAGTCCACTGGCTACTGCTGGTGTGTTCTGGTGGACACGGGACGGCCCATTCCAGGAACGTCCACCAG GTACAAGACGCCGGAGTGTGACGAAGCTGCACGATCCCAAATCTCAGGGGCATATGATCCATTTCAGGACAGACCGCTTACAG GCTGCCCGGAGGGGAAGAAAGTGGAATTCGTTACAAGCTTGTTAGATGCCCTCACCACAGACATGGTGCAGGCCATAAACTCACCAGCCCCCTCTGGTGGCGGGAG GTTTGTTGAACCTGACCCCAGTCACACTCTGGAGGAACGAGTGGTGCACTGGTACTTTGCCCAGCTGGACAACAACAGCAGCCACGACATCAACAAGAAAGAATTAAAACCTTTCAAGAGGTACCTGAAGAAGAAAGCCAAACCTAAGAAATGTGCCCGCAAGTTTACCGACTACTGTGACCTGAATAAGGACAGGGCAATTTCCCTGCAGGAGCTGAAGGGCTGCCTCGGCGTTAGCAAAGAGG GTAGCTCAGTGTCAAGTGGCAACCTAGGGGCATTGCCAGGGTCACATTTATTCA